One window from the genome of Mauremys mutica isolate MM-2020 ecotype Southern chromosome 4, ASM2049712v1, whole genome shotgun sequence encodes:
- the LOC123369974 gene encoding bone marrow proteoglycan-like, with translation MKLFLALALLGAVSSRRLSEGPLEQEVPAEQGSSVLGEEPGELEPPGPEEGKSFMGRGTLGRRLRYSVVIKDQTFHGAMSECSRIFSGRLASIHSKSANEQLRAAACAHTNQGQVWVGGITSFTGGRAFSRWMDHSPWNYTNWARGNPSRAGQNCIALCTAGGHWRSVSCSTRLPFICEY, from the exons ATGAAGCTGTTCCTGGCGCTCGCCCTGCTGGGGGCCGTCTCTAGTCGCCGTCTCT CTGAGGGCCCCCTGGAGCAGGAGGTACCAGCCGAGCAGGGCAGCTCCGTtctgggggaggagcctggggagcTGGAGCCACCGGGACCCGAGGAGGGCAAGAGCTTCATGGGGAGAGGCACACTGGGCCGGAGGCTTCGTTACTCAGTGGTGATAAAGGACCAGACCTTTCATGGGGCCATG agcGAGTGCAGTCGGATCTTCAGCGGCCGCCTGGCCTCCATCCACAGCAAATCGGCCAACGAGCAACTGCGCGCAGCAGCGTGCGCCCACACCAACCAGGGCCAGGTGTGGGTTGGGGGCATCACCTCCTTCACG ggtGGACGCGCATTCTCCCGCTGGATGGACCACAGCCCTTGGAACTACACAAACTGGGCCAGGGGGAACCCCAGCCGTGCTGGGCAAAACTGTATCGCCCTGTGCACCGCAG gTGGTCATTGGAGAAGTGTCAGCTGCAGTACTCGCCTGCCCTTTATCTGCGAGTACTGA